In candidate division WOR-3 bacterium, one genomic interval encodes:
- the rplN gene encoding 50S ribosomal protein L14, whose protein sequence is MIQDFTRLVVADNTGAKEAMVIKVLGGSKRRYGYVGDIVVVTIKDAVPQAPIKKGDKARAVIVRTKKEYRRPDGSYIRFDDNACVLIDEKGEPRGTRVFGPVARELRDKMFTKIISLAAEVV, encoded by the coding sequence ATGATTCAAGATTTTACAAGATTAGTAGTTGCTGATAATACTGGTGCCAAAGAGGCAATGGTAATAAAAGTTTTAGGTGGTTCAAAAAGAAGATACGGTTATGTTGGCGATATTGTGGTGGTAACAATTAAAGATGCTGTGCCTCAGGCGCCAATTAAAAAAGGTGATAAAGCTAGGGCGGTAATCGTGCGGACAAAAAAAGAGTATCGTCGTCCGGACGGTTCTTACATTCGGTTTGATGATAATGCCTGCGTTTTGATTGATGAGAAGGGAGAACCAAGAGGTACAAGAGTATTTGGACCAGTTGCTCGGGAATTAAGAGACAAAATGTTTACAAAAATAATTTCTCTTGCTGCTGAGGTTGTATGA
- a CDS encoding site-2 protease family protein: MAFDYSKENLLFLINNYFEIYQVSEKTFVGKLREPWEINLRNLKMALEPYGYIPFFSKRKNFHILTLAEKIYKEEKKENYWINLILFLLTLLTTLLVGSFHQGGNPFLRITDIFLGIPFSFSLLAILGSHELGHYFIAKREKVSVSLPYFLPVPHPLIGTMGAFIKMRSIIPSKKSLIRVGIAGPLTGFLVALPITYFGLKLSKIIKLEEIRYGLSLGNSIIFSALTKIVFKDIPQGFDILLHPMAFAGWLGFFVTALNLIPLGQLDGGHIAYALFGRFKVFIIVVLGILIYLSRYWLGWLFWVIIVSLLSLKHPPVQDEITPLTKKDILLATLALIILLLTFPPKPFGTM; encoded by the coding sequence ATGGCTTTTGATTATTCTAAAGAAAATTTATTGTTTTTAATAAATAATTATTTTGAAATTTATCAAGTTAGCGAAAAAACTTTTGTCGGTAAATTACGGGAGCCTTGGGAGATTAATTTAAGAAATTTAAAGATGGCTTTAGAGCCTTATGGTTATATTCCTTTCTTTTCCAAAAGGAAAAATTTTCACATATTAACTTTGGCAGAAAAAATTTATAAAGAAGAAAAAAAAGAGAATTATTGGATAAATTTAATTTTGTTTCTTTTAACCCTTTTAACTACTTTATTGGTTGGTTCTTTTCATCAAGGTGGTAATCCCTTTTTAAGAATTACTGATATTTTTTTGGGAATTCCTTTTTCTTTTTCTCTCTTAGCAATTTTAGGTTCCCATGAATTGGGACATTATTTTATAGCAAAAAGAGAAAAGGTTTCGGTAAGTTTGCCTTATTTTTTACCTGTTCCTCATCCCTTGATTGGCACAATGGGTGCCTTTATTAAAATGCGCTCAATTATACCTTCCAAGAAATCTTTAATTAGAGTGGGTATTGCTGGGCCTTTAACCGGCTTTTTAGTTGCTTTACCAATAACCTATTTTGGTCTAAAACTTTCTAAAATAATAAAATTAGAAGAGATAAGATACGGTCTATCTTTAGGAAATTCGATTATCTTTTCCGCATTAACAAAAATTGTTTTTAAAGATATTCCCCAAGGATTTGATATTCTTTTACATCCAATGGCTTTTGCTGGTTGGTTAGGATTTTTTGTAACGGCTTTAAACCTTATTCCTTTAGGACAATTGGACGGTGGTCATATTGCCTATGCTCTCTTTGGTCGTTTTAAAGTATTTATAATTGTTGTTTTGGGAATTCTTATCTATCTTAGTAGATATTGGCTTGGTTGGTTATTTTGGGTAATTATTGTCTCTTTACTTAGTTTAAAACATCCACCGGTTCAAGATGAGATTACGCCGTTAACAAAGAAAGACATATTATTAGCAACTTTGGCTTTAATAATTTTGTTGTTAACGTTTCCACCAAAACCCTTTGGAACAATGTAA
- the rplD gene encoding 50S ribosomal protein L4, producing MKAELLSINGEIKGEIEIPEEIFGCEVNQGLIWEAVTNYLNNQRQGTACTKTRGEVRGGGRKPWPQKHTGRARHGSIRSPIWRKGGIVFGPKPRDYYYSLPKKKKRLALLSALSARYQDKAVLFLENFTLEQPKTKLIYNILKNLKMNGENVLLVVKEMDQNIKLASRNIPNLTLMPANSLNAYEVLVNDKIVFTESGLEGLKELCLTQEK from the coding sequence ATGAAGGCAGAACTTTTATCAATTAATGGCGAAATAAAGGGAGAGATTGAGATACCAGAAGAGATTTTTGGTTGCGAAGTAAATCAGGGTTTAATTTGGGAAGCGGTTACCAATTATTTAAATAATCAAAGACAAGGAACCGCTTGTACTAAAACTCGCGGCGAAGTAAGAGGAGGAGGAAGAAAACCTTGGCCACAAAAACATACTGGTAGAGCAAGGCATGGTTCTATTCGTTCGCCGATTTGGCGAAAAGGAGGGATTGTCTTTGGTCCTAAACCGAGAGACTATTATTATTCTTTGCCAAAAAAGAAAAAAAGGTTGGCTTTGCTTTCCGCGCTTTCTGCTCGCTATCAAGATAAGGCAGTATTATTTTTGGAAAACTTTACTTTGGAACAACCAAAAACTAAGTTAATATATAATATTTTAAAAAATCTGAAAATGAACGGTGAGAATGTTTTATTAGTAGTAAAAGAGATGGACCAAAATATAAAATTGGCTTCAAGAAATATTCCCAATCTTACTTTGATGCCAGCAAATAGTTTGAATGCTTACGAAGTTTTGGTAAATGACAAGATTGTATTTACCGAAAGTGGATTAGAGGGTTTAAAAGAATTATGTTTGACCCAAGAAAAATAA
- a CDS encoding type Z 30S ribosomal protein S14, which produces MARKCHIEKSKKEPKYKTRIRFRCQRCFRPRGYLRKFGLCRICFRELALKGEIPGVRKASW; this is translated from the coding sequence ATGGCAAGAAAGTGTCATATTGAAAAAAGTAAAAAAGAACCAAAGTATAAAACCCGAATAAGATTTCGTTGTCAAAGATGTTTTCGTCCTCGGGGCTATTTAAGAAAGTTTGGATTATGCCGGATTTGTTTTCGCGAATTAGCTCTAAAAGGTGAGATACCGGGTGTGAGAAAAGCAAGTTGGTAA
- the rpsQ gene encoding 30S ribosomal protein S17: MRGRRKTVIAVVKSNKMDKTVVCEVERLVMHPKYKKYIRKKTKLYAHDPNNECQVGDKVLLMETRPLSKLKRWRVVKKL, translated from the coding sequence ATGCGCGGACGTAGAAAAACAGTTATCGCAGTGGTGAAAAGTAATAAAATGGATAAGACCGTAGTTTGTGAAGTAGAAAGGTTAGTAATGCATCCAAAGTATAAAAAATATATTAGAAAAAAAACTAAATTATATGCTCACGACCCCAATAACGAATGTCAGGTAGGAGATAAGGTTTTATTAATGGAAACAAGACCTTTATCAAAATTAAAACGTTGGCGGGTGGTGAAGAAACTATGA
- the rplP gene encoding 50S ribosomal protein L16, producing MLMPKRVKFRKHHRGRRRGKATSANKLDFGEYGLQVLEPAWITAAQLEAARVAIMKSLKKSGKLWVRIFPDKPVTKKPAETRMGKGKGDVAFWVAVVKPGRVIFEVEGVTEEEAKRAFSLASAKLPCKTRVLKREEIVYETI from the coding sequence ATGTTAATGCCCAAAAGAGTAAAATTTCGGAAGCACCATCGAGGAAGAAGAAGAGGAAAAGCAACTAGTGCTAATAAATTAGATTTTGGTGAATATGGTTTACAAGTTTTGGAACCCGCGTGGATTACGGCTGCTCAATTAGAAGCCGCAAGGGTGGCGATTATGAAATCGCTCAAAAAGAGTGGTAAATTATGGGTAAGAATATTTCCTGATAAACCAGTGACTAAAAAACCAGCCGAAACTCGAATGGGAAAAGGAAAAGGAGATGTGGCTTTCTGGGTGGCGGTAGTGAAACCAGGAAGAGTAATTTTTGAAGTAGAAGGTGTAACCGAAGAAGAAGCCAAGAGGGCTTTTAGTTTAGCCAGTGCTAAATTACCTTGTAAAACGAGAGTATTGAAAAGAGAAGAGATTGTTTATGAAACCATTTGA
- the rpsS gene encoding 30S ribosomal protein S19, which produces MGRSSKKGPYIDQKLYKRIMEMNEKGIKKVVKTYARACMIVPEFVGHTIAVHNGIKFIPVYITERMVGHRLGEFAPTRTFRAHAGQRKEKGKEKEK; this is translated from the coding sequence ATGGGGAGAAGTTCTAAAAAGGGACCTTATATTGACCAGAAATTATACAAAAGAATAATGGAAATGAACGAAAAGGGGATAAAAAAAGTAGTAAAGACCTATGCTCGTGCTTGTATGATTGTACCGGAATTTGTTGGTCATACGATTGCGGTTCATAATGGAATAAAATTTATTCCAGTATATATTACCGAAAGAATGGTGGGTCATCGTTTGGGCGAATTTGCTCCCACAAGAACATTTAGAGCCCATGCGGGTCAAAGAAAAGAGAAAGGTAAAGAAAAGGAGAAATAA
- the rplE gene encoding 50S ribosomal protein L5: MPRLLEEYRKRIVPTLMKKFGYKNPMQVPKLEKIVINVAAGEAISDPKILDIISEDLSLITGQRPMIVRAKRSVSAFKLRKGMPIACKVTLRGYRMYEFLDRFLNFAAPRIRDFRGFDPSSFDTRGNYNLGIDEQVIFPEVDAGKVKKIFGMDIAIVTTAKSDDEAKALLEELGMVFRKE, translated from the coding sequence ATTCCAAGATTATTAGAAGAATATCGAAAACGTATTGTACCAACTTTAATGAAAAAATTTGGTTACAAAAATCCGATGCAAGTTCCTAAGTTAGAAAAGATTGTGATAAATGTTGCTGCCGGTGAAGCAATCTCTGATCCTAAAATTTTAGATATTATTAGTGAGGATTTGAGTTTAATCACTGGCCAAAGACCAATGATTGTTCGTGCGAAGAGATCGGTTTCTGCTTTTAAATTAAGAAAAGGTATGCCCATTGCGTGTAAGGTAACATTGAGAGGTTATCGAATGTATGAATTTTTGGATCGGTTTCTTAATTTTGCTGCGCCAAGAATAAGGGATTTTCGAGGCTTTGATCCTTCTTCTTTTGATACTCGTGGAAATTATAATTTAGGAATTGATGAACAAGTTATTTTTCCCGAAGTTGACGCTGGTAAAGTAAAAAAGATTTTTGGAATGGATATTGCAATTGTCACAACTGCTAAGAGCGATGATGAGGCGAAAGCATTATTAGAAGAATTGGGAATGGTATTTAGAAAGGAGTAA
- the rplX gene encoding 50S ribosomal protein L24 produces MRLKTYLKKNDIVEVISGEEKGKRGKIIKMLYERDKNLVRAVVEGVNLHKKHQRPRGVDQPGGIIDIPLPLPVCKLALICPKCGQKTKVRREKIENRRVRICKKCNEIID; encoded by the coding sequence ATGAGACTTAAAACTTATCTTAAAAAGAATGATATTGTGGAAGTAATTTCTGGAGAAGAAAAAGGAAAAAGAGGAAAGATTATTAAAATGCTTTATGAAAGAGATAAGAATTTAGTAAGAGCGGTGGTAGAAGGAGTAAATTTACATAAGAAGCACCAAAGACCTCGAGGAGTAGATCAACCAGGCGGAATTATTGATATTCCCTTGCCTCTACCAGTGTGTAAGTTGGCGCTTATTTGTCCAAAATGCGGTCAGAAAACAAAAGTGAGAAGAGAAAAAATAGAAAATAGAAGAGTTAGAATTTGTAAAAAATGCAATGAAATCATCGACTGA
- the lipB gene encoding lipoyl(octanoyl) transferase LipB, with protein sequence MEIIDLGRKNFWETYLLQKFYIERRKNNEIDDLLILVEHPPVITLGRNGKIENLLISKEKLKELNIEFYQIERGGDITLHNYGQLVGYPIFYLKNGFWDMKKFINKIECLIIQVLKYFNINAEKKEKFIGVFVEDRKICSIGMAIDKNVTFHGFALNVNNDLGYFQLINPCGIKGLKMTSIKEEIKKDITVEEVKRELIKIFKNGF encoded by the coding sequence ATGGAAATTATTGACTTAGGCAGAAAAAATTTTTGGGAGACCTATTTGTTACAAAAGTTTTATATTGAAAGAAGAAAAAATAATGAGATAGATGATTTATTAATTTTGGTTGAACATCCGCCGGTTATCACACTTGGTCGAAATGGTAAGATAGAAAACCTTCTGATTTCTAAAGAAAAATTAAAAGAGTTAAATATAGAATTTTATCAAATTGAAAGGGGAGGAGATATTACTCTCCATAATTATGGTCAATTAGTTGGCTATCCGATTTTTTATTTAAAAAATGGTTTTTGGGATATGAAGAAATTTATAAATAAAATTGAGTGTTTGATTATCCAAGTTTTAAAGTATTTTAACATTAATGCCGAAAAAAAAGAAAAATTTATTGGAGTTTTTGTGGAAGATAGAAAAATTTGTTCCATTGGAATGGCAATTGATAAAAATGTTACTTTCCACGGATTTGCTTTAAATGTGAATAACGATTTAGGTTATTTCCAACTAATTAACCCCTGCGGAATAAAGGGATTAAAAATGACCTCAATAAAGGAAGAGATAAAAAAAGATATTACAGTGGAGGAAGTAAAAAGAGAATTGATAAAAATTTTTAAAAATGGCTTTTGA
- the rpsH gene encoding 30S ribosomal protein S8 — MITDPISDMLTRIRNALMVRHKEVRVPYSKMKLEIVRILLEEGYITNFQVIGEGVKKEINIILKYTPEGKPVIYGLKRISKPSRRIYVGVKDIPKVKGGLGIAILSTPKGILTDREARKEKVGGELLLEVW, encoded by the coding sequence ATGATTACGGATCCCATAAGCGATATGCTGACAAGAATAAGGAACGCTTTAATGGTTCGTCATAAAGAGGTAAGGGTTCCTTATTCAAAAATGAAATTAGAAATTGTTCGGATTCTTTTAGAAGAGGGTTATATTACTAATTTTCAAGTTATTGGTGAAGGGGTAAAAAAAGAGATTAATATTATTTTAAAATACACTCCTGAAGGCAAACCAGTGATTTATGGTTTGAAAAGAATTTCCAAGCCTAGCCGTCGAATATATGTTGGTGTGAAAGATATTCCTAAAGTGAAAGGGGGATTAGGAATTGCGATTCTTTCCACTCCCAAAGGTATTCTTACCGACCGAGAGGCAAGAAAAGAAAAGGTTGGCGGTGAACTTCTCTTGGAGGTTTGGTGA
- a CDS encoding coenzyme F420-0:L-glutamate ligase: MRKKEPIIEINGKRYLRIPIKTALIKKGDDLIQVIKENSKGVLQKNDIITISESAVACSQGRAIPIKEIKVSLLAKFLWRFVRKVPYGTGLRNPYSMECAIRECGKIRILIAAIIGGITKLLGRRGDFYRIAGKQAAMIDAPYTSGIKEYYECVIMGPKNPQEVVKKISYSLSLPVAIVDVNDIGGSWVIASSNNVDKKLIEQILKDNPAGQGNEMTPIVIIRELK; the protein is encoded by the coding sequence ATGAGAAAAAAAGAGCCAATAATTGAAATCAACGGTAAAAGATATTTAAGAATACCGATAAAAACTGCATTAATTAAAAAAGGGGATGATTTAATTCAAGTAATTAAAGAAAATAGTAAAGGAGTTTTACAAAAAAATGATATAATTACGATAAGTGAAAGCGCGGTTGCTTGTAGCCAAGGAAGGGCAATACCGATAAAGGAAATAAAAGTTTCTCTATTAGCAAAATTTCTTTGGCGATTTGTTAGAAAAGTTCCTTATGGAACTGGTTTAAGAAATCCTTATAGTATGGAATGCGCAATAAGAGAATGTGGAAAAATAAGAATATTAATAGCCGCGATTATTGGCGGAATTACTAAACTCTTAGGTAGAAGGGGCGATTTCTATCGAATTGCCGGTAAACAGGCAGCAATGATTGACGCTCCTTATACATCAGGAATAAAGGAATATTATGAATGTGTAATAATGGGTCCCAAAAACCCCCAAGAGGTTGTTAAGAAAATAAGTTATTCTTTATCTCTACCAGTAGCTATTGTAGATGTTAACGATATTGGCGGTAGTTGGGTTATTGCTTCTTCTAATAATGTAGATAAAAAATTAATAGAACAAATATTAAAAGATAATCCAGCAGGTCAAGGTAACGAAATGACACCAATTGTTATAATAAGAGAGTTAAAATAA
- the rplV gene encoding 50S ribosomal protein L22 yields MEARAISRYQRISVKKANRILELIRGKNAKEALNILYFLPKPRHKVPILKALKSAIANAIYKAGKAKIKEEDLYVKEARVTPGPMLKRWQAGPMGRAMMIRRRSSHIYITVATKEEEIGKEE; encoded by the coding sequence ATGGAAGCAAGGGCGATTAGTCGTTATCAAAGAATTTCAGTAAAAAAGGCTAATCGGATATTGGAGTTGATTCGTGGGAAAAATGCTAAAGAGGCTTTAAATATTCTTTATTTCTTACCAAAGCCAAGACATAAAGTACCGATTTTAAAGGCTTTAAAATCAGCAATTGCCAATGCAATTTATAAAGCAGGAAAAGCAAAAATAAAAGAAGAAGATTTATATGTAAAAGAAGCGAGAGTAACCCCTGGTCCGATGTTAAAAAGATGGCAAGCCGGACCGATGGGAAGAGCGATGATGATAAGAAGAAGAAGTTCTCATATTTATATTACCGTAGCAACTAAAGAAGAAGAGATAGGAAAGGAGGAATAA
- the rplW gene encoding 50S ribosomal protein L23, which translates to MFDPRKIIIRPILSEKALRLREYNQYVFQVAKNANKIDIKRAIEELFKVKVEKVRTMNVRGKPRRMGFFEGRTASWKKAIVTLKEGERIEGLER; encoded by the coding sequence ATGTTTGACCCAAGAAAAATAATAATTAGACCAATTTTAAGCGAAAAGGCTTTAAGATTAAGAGAATATAATCAGTATGTTTTTCAAGTTGCTAAAAATGCTAATAAGATTGATATTAAAAGAGCGATTGAAGAGTTATTTAAAGTAAAGGTAGAAAAAGTTAGAACAATGAATGTGCGTGGAAAGCCAAGGAGAATGGGATTTTTTGAAGGAAGGACTGCTTCTTGGAAGAAAGCAATAGTTACTTTAAAAGAAGGCGAAAGAATTGAAGGTTTAGAGAGGTAA
- the rplC gene encoding 50S ribosomal protein L3, giving the protein MMGLLGKKIRMTQLFDEKGRVIPCTIVKLGPCYVVQKKTKEKDNYCAIQLGFEEVKKVNKPMGGHFKKANLPPLRYLKEFKVDNPDGFELGKEIKIRDVFKEGDLVDVTGWTKGRGFAGGMKRWGWSGGPASHGSQSHRRIGSLGSGTDPGRPWKGRTLPGHYGCERVTVKNLRIVKIDEENHLAYISGAIPGYRNSLVIVKKAKTTSK; this is encoded by the coding sequence ATGATGGGATTATTAGGTAAAAAAATAAGGATGACCCAGTTATTTGATGAGAAAGGTCGAGTAATTCCGTGCACGATTGTGAAACTTGGTCCTTGTTATGTTGTTCAGAAAAAAACTAAAGAAAAAGATAATTACTGCGCTATTCAGTTAGGATTTGAGGAAGTTAAAAAAGTCAATAAACCAATGGGTGGTCATTTTAAAAAGGCAAATTTGCCACCTTTGAGATATTTAAAGGAATTTAAGGTAGATAATCCTGATGGATTTGAACTGGGAAAAGAGATAAAAATTAGGGATGTTTTTAAAGAAGGGGATTTGGTTGATGTTACCGGTTGGACAAAAGGAAGAGGTTTTGCAGGCGGTATGAAGAGATGGGGATGGAGTGGCGGTCCGGCTTCTCATGGTTCGCAATCTCATCGCCGAATAGGCTCTTTAGGAAGTGGTACGGATCCCGGAAGACCTTGGAAAGGAAGGACTTTACCTGGTCATTATGGCTGCGAAAGAGTAACAGTAAAAAATTTAAGAATTGTAAAAATTGATGAAGAGAATCATTTGGCCTATATTTCCGGTGCTATTCCTGGATATCGGAATAGTTTAGTAATAGTTAAAAAAGCTAAAACTACTAGTAAATAA
- the rpsJ gene encoding 30S ribosomal protein S10 — MKEFEEFKGEKVRIKLKSYDHRILDQSARQIVDVIKQLGGNVSGPIPLPTKRSLFTVLRSTFIDKKSREQFELRVHKRLIEIDNATPEMINALIRLEVPAGVDVEIKIA; from the coding sequence ATGAAAGAATTTGAAGAATTTAAGGGTGAAAAGGTGAGAATTAAACTAAAGAGTTATGACCATCGGATATTGGATCAATCAGCAAGGCAAATTGTGGATGTTATTAAGCAACTGGGTGGAAATGTTTCCGGACCAATACCTTTGCCGACAAAGCGGTCGCTCTTTACGGTTTTGCGTTCAACCTTTATTGATAAGAAATCGCGTGAGCAGTTTGAACTACGGGTGCATAAAAGATTGATTGAAATTGATAATGCTACTCCGGAGATGATCAATGCCTTAATTCGTTTAGAAGTACCGGCCGGTGTTGATGTGGAGATTAAAATAGCCTAA
- the rpmC gene encoding 50S ribosomal protein L29 gives MKPFELRELSDEELLRKYFELSDEYFKLRIRKVTETLPNPKRLTMLKRDIARVLTILRERGYTKEKVLMWGRKNART, from the coding sequence ATGAAACCATTTGAACTGCGGGAACTTTCTGACGAAGAACTTTTGCGAAAATATTTTGAGCTGAGTGATGAGTATTTTAAGTTAAGAATTAGAAAAGTGACTGAGACTTTACCCAATCCTAAGAGATTAACAATGTTAAAAAGAGATATTGCTCGAGTTTTAACTATTTTACGAGAAAGGGGTTATACTAAAGAAAAAGTTTTAATGTGGGGCAGAAAAAATGCGCGGACGTAG
- the rpsC gene encoding 30S ribosomal protein S3 has product MGQKTHPYGFRLGITKTWKSQWFDERNYRKYLLEDLKIKDFIKEKYEDALISDIEILRFPERINIFIYTARPGFISGRSGKSKDKLREEILKLIDRKVDVDIDLEGIRVPELDAKIVAFQLARELEKRVAHRRAMKRHISQAMRLGAKGIKIRISGRIAGAEIARSEWLQEGRVPLQTIKADIDYGTDTAFTVYGTIGVKVWIYKGDLETP; this is encoded by the coding sequence ATGGGACAAAAGACACATCCTTACGGATTTCGATTAGGCATTACTAAAACCTGGAAATCTCAATGGTTTGATGAAAGAAATTATCGAAAATATCTTTTAGAAGATTTAAAAATAAAAGATTTTATAAAAGAAAAATATGAAGATGCACTAATTTCCGATATTGAGATTTTAAGATTTCCTGAAAGAATCAATATTTTTATTTATACCGCTCGGCCTGGTTTTATTAGTGGTCGAAGTGGGAAAAGTAAAGATAAATTGCGTGAAGAAATTTTAAAGTTAATAGATCGGAAAGTGGATGTGGATATTGATTTGGAAGGAATAAGGGTTCCAGAGTTGGACGCTAAAATCGTCGCATTTCAATTGGCACGCGAATTAGAAAAACGTGTAGCTCATCGGCGAGCAATGAAAAGGCATATTAGTCAAGCAATGAGGCTGGGTGCTAAGGGAATAAAAATAAGGATTTCCGGAAGAATTGCGGGTGCGGAAATTGCTCGTTCTGAGTGGTTACAAGAAGGAAGGGTTCCGTTACAAACGATTAAAGCTGATATTGATTATGGAACAGATACTGCCTTTACCGTTTATGGAACAATTGGAGTAAAAGTTTGGATTTATAAAGGAGATTTAGAAACACCATAA
- the fabD gene encoding ACP S-malonyltransferase has translation MKKKICALFPGQGSQYVGMGRDLYDNFPIAKKIYDEACEILGFDIKKISFEGNEEDLKRTSITQPAVLLHSIVCLELFKTFKNEKFDLVMGHSLGEYTALYASGVFDFFTVLKLVKKRGELMEKAGKERPGTMAAVIGLSEDKIKEVCKKVSGICVPANFNSPSQIVIAGDVSAVKEAYEILTKEKAKVIMLPVSGAFHSPLMEPAYLEFKEYLFQFNFNAPQIPIIMNATGELCNDVNTIKRNLEIQIISPVLWKKSVETAINYGCETFYELGPGKVLTSLVKKTEEKAVVYNLGKKEDFSSN, from the coding sequence ATGAAAAAAAAGATTTGTGCTCTTTTTCCTGGGCAGGGTTCTCAATATGTGGGAATGGGAAGAGACTTATATGATAATTTTCCGATAGCCAAAAAAATCTATGATGAGGCTTGTGAAATTTTAGGATTTGATATTAAGAAAATATCCTTCGAAGGAAATGAAGAAGATTTAAAAAGAACTTCTATTACCCAACCAGCGGTTCTTCTCCATTCAATTGTTTGTTTAGAATTATTCAAAACTTTTAAAAATGAAAAATTTGATTTAGTAATGGGACATAGTTTAGGAGAATACACTGCTTTATATGCCAGTGGTGTTTTTGATTTTTTCACAGTATTAAAATTGGTTAAAAAAAGGGGAGAATTAATGGAAAAGGCAGGAAAGGAAAGACCAGGAACAATGGCTGCGGTTATTGGTTTGTCAGAAGATAAAATAAAAGAAGTGTGTAAAAAAGTTTCAGGTATTTGTGTACCGGCAAATTTTAATAGCCCTTCCCAAATAGTAATTGCTGGCGATGTTTCGGCTGTAAAAGAAGCCTATGAGATATTAACAAAGGAAAAAGCAAAAGTTATAATGCTACCGGTTTCAGGTGCTTTTCATTCGCCATTAATGGAGCCGGCTTATTTAGAGTTCAAAGAATATCTTTTCCAATTTAATTTTAATGCTCCTCAAATACCAATAATTATGAATGCTACTGGCGAACTTTGTAATGATGTTAATACAATTAAAAGAAATTTAGAAATCCAAATTATTTCGCCAGTTTTGTGGAAAAAAAGCGTAGAGACAGCGATTAATTATGGTTGCGAGACTTTTTACGAACTTGGTCCGGGAAAGGTTTTAACCAGTCTTGTTAAAAAAACAGAAGAAAAAGCAGTGGTATATAATTTGGGCAAAAAAGAAGATTTTTCATCTAATTAA
- the rplB gene encoding 50S ribosomal protein L2, whose amino-acid sequence MAVRTYIKKYRPITPARRFYSVIKLEGVPKREPYKPLLVIKKSKAGRNNLGRITAKYRGGGEKKYYRIIDFKRDKYDIPAKVVSIEYDPNRTAWIALVCYQDGEYRYIIAPDGLQIGDIVMSTRDKEIPIKIGNAMPLRLIPVGVEIHNLQLYPNYPSYIARAAGTSCQILAKEEKYAVVKLPSGEIRKFHLDCMATIGKVSKPEHKDVTIGKAGRKRHMGRRPRTRAVAMNPIDHPMGGGEGRSHGGRHPCSEKGLLAKGKKTRKRGKASDKFIVQRRK is encoded by the coding sequence ATGGCAGTTAGAACTTACATAAAAAAGTATCGACCAATTACTCCAGCACGAAGATTTTATAGCGTTATTAAATTAGAGGGGGTTCCTAAAAGAGAGCCTTATAAACCTCTCTTAGTAATTAAAAAGAGCAAAGCTGGAAGAAATAATTTAGGTAGGATAACCGCAAAATATCGGGGTGGCGGAGAGAAGAAATATTATCGGATTATTGATTTTAAGAGAGATAAATACGATATACCGGCAAAGGTTGTTTCTATCGAATATGACCCAAATCGGACTGCCTGGATTGCTTTGGTTTGTTACCAAGATGGCGAATATCGTTATATTATTGCTCCCGATGGTTTACAGATTGGTGATATTGTTATGTCGACGCGAGATAAAGAAATACCGATAAAGATTGGTAATGCTATGCCTCTCAGGTTAATTCCTGTGGGAGTGGAAATTCATAACCTACAACTTTATCCTAATTATCCATCTTACATCGCTCGGGCAGCCGGAACATCTTGTCAAATTTTAGCAAAAGAAGAAAAATATGCAGTAGTAAAATTGCCATCAGGAGAAATAAGAAAATTTCATTTAGACTGTATGGCTACTATTGGTAAAGTTTCTAAACCAGAACATAAAGACGTAACTATTGGAAAAGCCGGTAGAAAAAGACATATGGGAAGAAGACCGAGAACAAGAGCAGTGGCTATGAATCCGATAGATCATCCAATGGGTGGTGGAGAAGGAAGGTCCCACGGTGGTAGGCATCCTTGTTCAGAAAAAGGGTTGTTAGCAAAAGGAAAGAAAACAAGAAAAAGAGGAAAGGCATCAGATAAATTTATTGTTCAGCGAAGGAAATAG